The Pyrus communis chromosome 8, drPyrComm1.1, whole genome shotgun sequence region ttttatatatacaatacacacacacacacacatatataactcATCAAACACTGCAAGTAGCCCTTTACCATAGTGATGGATAGGTGTTGTGCCCTTGCATGACGGCGTGGTTCGAACCTCGTCaatggctaatctaacatttaacttACTAACTCTATCGTttcactcaaaaaaaaaaaaaaaaaaaaaaaaaaaaactcatcaaaCACTAGTTGTTGGggaaaaaagaaatcaaacacTTCAATATTTTCTTGTTGGTCAAGAATGAAACACTCTTGTTAAAACCAACTCTTTTAAGTGGTTGATAAtatatgactttttttttttttaacttatttgtttttatatacgTGTAGGTGGTCTCAAATTGCAGCCCAGCTGCCAGGAAGAACTGACAATGAAATAAAGAATTTCTGGAATTCAACAATAAAGAAAAGGTTAAAGAATTTGTCATCCTCCAATGGCTCACCAAACACAAGCGACTCATCCCCAGAGGCTAAAGATCATCGTGTGGTGGCAGCCGGTAGGTTCATTATTCCCAGCCAAGAACATGGCATGGTGTCAATTTACAGGGACTCAACACCGTCATTCATGCAATCTGCGGTCCTCAGCCACATGTTCGATCCATTTCCTGTGCTCGATATTGATCAGGGCGGCCTAACCTTGTCTGGTGCAGGTGGATACTACAACGCCAACCCATGCATAACACAAAGGGAGATTGGAgtcggtggtggtggtgattgtTATGATTTTGGAGGAAACGGAGGGTTTGGGAGTGGGGATGTTGATATTGGGGTAGAAGGAGAGATATTTGTCCCTCCCCTTGAGAGTGTGAGCATTGAAGACCAAAATATTAAAACTGAAACCACCTATGGggatagtaataataataataattactaCAATAATATAAATAGCATCCTCACCTAcaataaaactaataaaaatattaaaggtGAGAGCATAATTGGGGTTGGGAATTACTTTGACGATGATCAGGAAGAGTTAACAAGGGGGGACTGGGACTTGGAGGATTTGATGAAAGATGTTTCATCTTCCTCCTTTCCTTTTCTTGACTACCAAAGTTGAGTAATTGCCTTCAAATATTCCAAcatctttttttcccttttctttttaattttcttcacataatctttattttttgtccttttttttttaatttgagaatCTCCTTTTATTCCTGAAGGTTAATAGAAAATTATTCCTAGTCATAGACTGCAGAAGTACCACAGCAGTGTTTATTCTACTTTCATATTACCACATGGTATAAGAAGGCAAGGTAGCTTAGATGAAGTGGGACAGTGGCCTGAAATAAAGGTCACACTTGA contains the following coding sequences:
- the LOC137741506 gene encoding transcription factor MYB46-like, with translation MRKPEPSSAAAGKNNKENNSNSKVRKGLWSPEEDDKLMRYMINNGQGCWSDVARNAGLQRCGKSCRLRWINYLRPDLKRGAFSPQEEELIIHLHSLLGNRWSQIAAQLPGRTDNEIKNFWNSTIKKRLKNLSSSNGSPNTSDSSPEAKDHRVVAAGRFIIPSQEHGMVSIYRDSTPSFMQSAVLSHMFDPFPVLDIDQGGLTLSGAGGYYNANPCITQREIGVGGGGDCYDFGGNGGFGSGDVDIGVEGEIFVPPLESVSIEDQNIKTETTYGDSNNNNNYYNNINSILTYNKTNKNIKGESIIGVGNYFDDDQEELTRGDWDLEDLMKDVSSSSFPFLDYQS